From the Amycolatopsis thermoflava N1165 genome, one window contains:
- a CDS encoding glycosyltransferase: MHIVQLANFYGPRSGGLRTALHHLGAGYVASGHRVTLVVPGPRHAEEQLPTGVRRISLPAPKIPGTGGYRAVDPYRVRALLSALRPDRLEVSDRLTLRGMGVWAHRRDVPSVVISHERLDRLLEQFLVPGPLARRVADAANRRMAGNYDTVVCTTSFAREEFDRIGVANVRQVPLGVDLATFRPAHHDPGLRHELASGADALLVHCGRLSPEKHVERSVDTVAELTEAGDRVRLVIAGDGPRRRALERRARGLPVTFLGFVSDRTAVARLLASADVSLAPGPHETFGLAALEALASGTPVVVSQSSALREIVRPGCGAAVPDVPRAFASAVTGLLESPEDLRRAASRARAEEFAWPASVRGMLTALPPPVAHRRPQRRRKRRS, translated from the coding sequence ATGCACATCGTCCAGCTGGCGAACTTCTACGGGCCCCGGTCCGGTGGTCTGCGCACGGCGCTGCACCACCTCGGCGCCGGGTACGTGGCGAGCGGCCACCGCGTGACGCTGGTCGTGCCGGGGCCCCGGCACGCCGAGGAACAGCTGCCGACCGGGGTGCGGCGGATCAGCCTGCCCGCGCCGAAGATCCCCGGCACCGGCGGCTACCGCGCGGTCGACCCGTACCGGGTGCGCGCGTTGCTGTCGGCGCTGCGCCCGGACCGGCTGGAGGTGTCGGACCGGCTGACCCTGCGGGGGATGGGGGTGTGGGCGCACCGGCGCGACGTGCCCAGCGTGGTGATCTCGCACGAGCGGCTGGACCGGCTGCTGGAGCAGTTCCTGGTGCCCGGTCCGCTGGCCCGCCGCGTCGCCGACGCCGCCAACCGGCGCATGGCGGGCAACTACGACACGGTCGTCTGCACCACGTCGTTCGCCCGCGAGGAGTTCGACCGGATCGGCGTCGCCAACGTCCGCCAGGTCCCGCTCGGGGTGGACCTCGCGACCTTCCGCCCCGCGCACCACGATCCCGGCCTGCGGCACGAGCTGGCCTCCGGCGCGGACGCGTTGCTGGTCCACTGTGGACGGCTGTCGCCGGAGAAGCACGTCGAGCGCAGTGTGGACACCGTCGCCGAGCTGACCGAGGCGGGGGACCGGGTGCGGCTGGTGATCGCCGGGGACGGGCCGCGCCGCCGGGCGCTGGAACGGCGGGCGCGCGGGCTGCCGGTGACATTCCTCGGGTTCGTGTCCGACCGGACCGCCGTGGCCCGGCTGCTGGCCAGCGCCGACGTCTCGCTCGCGCCGGGCCCGCACGAGACGTTCGGGCTCGCGGCGCTGGAGGCGCTGGCGTCCGGGACGCCGGTGGTGGTGTCGCAGTCCTCGGCGCTGCGGGAGATCGTCCGGCCCGGCTGCGGGGCCGCGGTTCCGGACGTGCCCCGGGCGTTCGCGTCGGCCGTGACCGGCCTGCTGGAGAGCCCGGAGGACCTGCGACGTGCGGCTTCGCGCGCCCGGGCGGAGGAGTTCGCGTGGCCCGCGAGCGTGCGGGGGATGCTCACTGCCTTACCCCCACCCGTCGCCCACCGCCGCCCTCAACGGAGGCGCAAGCGCCGCAGCTAG
- a CDS encoding zinc-ribbon domain-containing protein — protein sequence MLIYGWRKSVQELATATYLCGNCQNPSAHALRRAVTKFTLFFIPLFPISSKYFTVCTFCGMTNKLTKDEAQQVQAMQQQAPAPQPMPQQPPVPQAGYPQAGYPQPGHAPQQYPQQQIQPPRQGF from the coding sequence ATGCTGATCTACGGCTGGCGCAAGAGCGTCCAGGAGCTGGCCACCGCGACCTACCTGTGCGGGAACTGCCAGAACCCGAGCGCGCACGCGCTGCGCCGCGCCGTCACGAAGTTCACGCTGTTCTTCATCCCGCTGTTCCCGATCAGCTCGAAGTACTTCACGGTGTGCACGTTCTGCGGCATGACGAACAAGCTGACCAAGGACGAGGCGCAGCAGGTCCAGGCCATGCAGCAGCAGGCGCCGGCGCCGCAGCCCATGCCGCAGCAGCCGCCCGTGCCGCAGGCCGGCTACCCGCAGGCCGGGTACCCGCAGCCGGGTCACGCGCCGCAGCAGTACCCGCAGCAGCAGATCCAGCCGCCGCGCCAGGGGTTCTAA
- a CDS encoding dihydrofolate reductase family protein, which produces MRSVTYSMSVSLDGYIVGPDGRFDWSAPTEEVFRLAIEEVRGVDVHLMGRRLYETMLFWETAEQEQTLDDAELEFAAIWKAMPKVVFSTTLPAVEGNTRLASGSPAEEIERLRAEPGDGDIAIGGATLAAEVAAAGLIDEYLVRVHPVLVGGGTPFFAHQERRVDLELVETRTLSDKVAFLHYRVVR; this is translated from the coding sequence ATGCGCAGCGTCACCTACTCGATGTCCGTCTCGCTGGACGGCTACATCGTCGGGCCGGACGGCCGGTTCGACTGGTCGGCGCCCACCGAGGAAGTCTTCCGCCTCGCCATCGAGGAGGTGCGCGGCGTCGACGTCCACCTGATGGGGCGGCGGCTGTACGAAACGATGCTGTTCTGGGAAACCGCCGAACAGGAGCAGACCCTGGACGACGCGGAGCTCGAGTTCGCCGCGATCTGGAAGGCGATGCCCAAGGTCGTGTTCTCCACCACGCTGCCCGCGGTGGAGGGCAACACGCGGCTGGCTTCCGGCAGCCCGGCCGAGGAGATCGAGCGGCTGCGCGCCGAGCCGGGGGACGGCGACATCGCGATCGGCGGCGCGACCCTGGCCGCCGAGGTCGCCGCGGCCGGGCTGATCGACGAGTACCTCGTGCGGGTCCACCCGGTGCTCGTCGGTGGTGGCACCCCGTTCTTCGCCCACCAGGAACGCCGGGTGGACCTCGAACTCGTCGAGACCCGCACCCTCAGCGACAAGGTCGCCTTCCTCCACTACCGCGTGGTGCGTTAG
- a CDS encoding glycosyltransferase family 4 protein yields the protein MRVAIVTESFLPQVNGVTNSVLRIIEHLTGTGHDVMVVAPGLTGPTHYRGAPVVRIPALDLPVVNSLPIGLPTRTVLTALAAFGPDVVHLASPFVVGARGLAAARRLRVPSIAVFQTDIAGFATAYGLGLGARAAWRWVRRLHTKADRTLAPSTQSVEDLRAHGVPRVHRWGRGVDVERFSPAHADPDLRARLAPNGELLVGFVGRLAPEKEVGRLAALTGVDGVRLVIVGDGPDREELAERLPSAAFLGARYGDELSAAYASLDVFVHTGPHETFCQAVQEAMASGLPVLAPDAGGPRDLVLPGRTGFLLPPDPAGFAEELVRRVRDLRDPALRDRLGTKARKVVLGRTWPAVCAELVNHYEVVTGRVARAA from the coding sequence GTGCGCGTCGCCATCGTCACCGAAAGCTTCCTCCCGCAGGTGAACGGCGTGACCAACTCCGTGCTGCGGATCATCGAGCACCTCACCGGCACCGGCCACGACGTGATGGTGGTCGCGCCCGGCCTCACCGGGCCGACGCACTACCGGGGCGCGCCCGTGGTGCGCATCCCGGCGCTGGACCTGCCGGTGGTGAACTCGCTGCCGATCGGCCTGCCCACCCGCACGGTGCTGACCGCGCTGGCCGCGTTCGGGCCGGACGTGGTGCACCTGGCATCGCCGTTCGTGGTCGGCGCCCGCGGGCTGGCCGCGGCCCGGCGGCTGCGGGTGCCTTCGATCGCGGTGTTCCAGACCGACATCGCCGGGTTCGCCACCGCGTACGGGCTCGGCCTCGGCGCGCGGGCCGCGTGGCGGTGGGTGCGTCGGCTGCATACCAAGGCCGACCGCACGCTCGCACCGTCCACCCAGTCCGTGGAGGACCTGCGTGCGCACGGTGTGCCCCGTGTGCACCGGTGGGGCCGGGGGGTGGACGTCGAGCGGTTCTCGCCGGCGCACGCGGACCCGGACCTGCGGGCCCGGCTCGCGCCGAACGGGGAGCTGCTGGTCGGGTTCGTCGGGCGGCTGGCGCCGGAGAAGGAGGTCGGCAGGCTCGCCGCCCTGACCGGGGTGGACGGCGTGCGGCTGGTGATCGTGGGTGACGGGCCGGACCGCGAGGAGCTGGCCGAACGCCTGCCCAGCGCGGCCTTCCTCGGTGCCCGCTACGGCGACGAGCTGTCCGCGGCTTACGCGAGCCTGGACGTGTTCGTCCACACCGGCCCGCACGAGACGTTCTGCCAGGCGGTGCAGGAGGCGATGGCGTCCGGGCTGCCGGTGCTGGCGCCGGACGCGGGCGGCCCGCGGGACCTCGTCCTGCCCGGCCGCACCGGCTTCCTGCTGCCGCCCGACCCGGCCGGGTTCGCCGAGGAGCTGGTGCGGCGCGTGCGCGACCTGCGCGACCCGGCGCTGCGGGACCGGCTGGGGACCAAGGCCCGCAAGGTCGTGCTCGGCCGGACGTGGCCCGCGGTGTGCGCGGAGCTGGTGAACCACTACGAGGTGGTCACCGGCCGCGTGGCGCGAGCCGCCTGA
- a CDS encoding demethylmenaquinone methyltransferase produces the protein MSRASLDKDPHEVAAMFDGVSEGYDRANSVMTFGFDRRWRTTTSRVLDARRGERVLDLAAGTGVSTAEYARGGAWCLAADFSLGMLRSGKHRRVPMVAADALHLPFADDSFDAATISFGIRNFVDTKAALEEIARVVKPGGRLVICEVSTPTFPPIRFVYKKFILRVMTLLGRFSSTNPEAYSYLAESMAAWHDQRSLAQIIASAGWSKVEWLNLTFGVVAIHRAIKPTRQPDHHP, from the coding sequence ATGTCGCGAGCCAGTCTGGACAAGGATCCACACGAGGTCGCCGCCATGTTCGACGGCGTCTCGGAGGGCTACGACCGGGCGAACTCGGTCATGACGTTCGGGTTCGACCGGCGATGGCGCACGACGACCTCGCGGGTCCTGGACGCCCGCCGCGGCGAGCGGGTGCTCGACCTCGCCGCGGGCACCGGGGTGTCCACCGCCGAGTACGCCCGCGGCGGCGCGTGGTGCCTGGCCGCGGACTTCTCCCTCGGCATGCTGCGCAGCGGCAAGCACCGCCGCGTCCCGATGGTCGCCGCCGACGCGCTGCACCTGCCGTTCGCCGACGACAGCTTCGACGCCGCGACGATCAGCTTCGGCATCCGCAACTTCGTCGACACCAAGGCCGCGCTCGAAGAGATCGCGCGCGTGGTCAAGCCGGGCGGCCGGCTGGTGATCTGCGAGGTGTCGACCCCCACATTCCCGCCGATCCGGTTCGTCTACAAGAAGTTCATCCTGCGGGTCATGACGCTGCTCGGCCGGTTCTCCTCGACCAACCCCGAGGCCTACTCCTACCTGGCCGAATCGATGGCCGCGTGGCACGACCAGCGCAGCCTGGCGCAGATCATCGCCAGCGCGGGCTGGTCGAAGGTGGAGTGGCTGAACCTGACCTTCGGCGTCGTCGCCATCCATCGCGCGATAAAGCCCACCCGCCAGCCCGACCACCACCCCTGA
- a CDS encoding inositol monophosphatase family protein, translated as MTLLSARPPHPVEPGLLSRALEVAGRLANDATDVITATAGRGAHPDVADSPFDWVTDTDRILERHTRRVLTAEFPGIPVVGGEFGADTGADSAAYRWVVDPVDGTANYVAGVPWCAYSLALVDASGPVVGVVADPYRAQIYAAARGRGTRANGKPVKLVDRDRIAGSIVCTELARKGPWPGMGSFIERAAEAHAGVRVLGSAALSIAQVALGHAIAAVLHSYHEWDVAGSVALAIEAGAVVLDRRGSDSPLPTDGLLVAAPSVAEEVLSWWQETERGIRAS; from the coding sequence GTGACCCTCCTCTCCGCCCGTCCACCCCACCCGGTCGAACCGGGCTTGCTGTCGCGAGCGCTCGAGGTCGCCGGGCGGCTGGCCAACGACGCCACCGACGTGATCACGGCGACCGCGGGCCGGGGCGCCCACCCGGACGTGGCGGACTCGCCGTTCGACTGGGTCACCGACACCGACCGCATCCTGGAGCGGCACACCCGCCGCGTGCTGACCGCCGAGTTCCCCGGCATCCCCGTCGTCGGCGGCGAGTTCGGCGCCGACACCGGCGCGGACTCGGCGGCCTACCGCTGGGTGGTGGACCCGGTCGACGGGACGGCCAACTACGTCGCCGGGGTGCCGTGGTGCGCCTACAGCCTCGCGCTGGTCGACGCGTCCGGACCGGTCGTCGGTGTGGTCGCCGACCCCTACCGCGCGCAGATCTACGCCGCCGCCCGCGGACGCGGCACGCGCGCCAACGGCAAGCCGGTCAAGCTGGTCGACCGGGACCGCATCGCCGGGTCGATCGTGTGCACCGAGCTGGCCCGCAAGGGGCCGTGGCCAGGCATGGGCTCGTTCATCGAACGCGCCGCCGAGGCACACGCCGGGGTTCGCGTGCTCGGCTCGGCCGCGTTGTCGATCGCCCAGGTCGCGCTCGGGCACGCGATCGCCGCGGTGCTGCACAGCTACCACGAGTGGGACGTCGCCGGGTCGGTCGCGCTGGCCATCGAGGCGGGCGCCGTCGTGCTCGACCGGCGCGGGTCGGACAGCCCGCTGCCCACCGACGGCCTGCTTGTCGCCGCGCCCAGCGTCGCCGAGGAAGTCCTGTCCTGGTGGCAGGAAACCGAACGGGGCATCCGCGCGTCCTAG
- a CDS encoding geranylgeranyl reductase family protein, with protein MTQDAQVIVVGAGPAGSTVATYLARAGIDVLVLEKTEFPREKVCGDGLTPRGVKQLIDLGIDTSQEAGWVHSRGLRILTAELTLELDWPELTSYPPYGVSRTRQDFDDLLAKTAVKAGARLLERTTVTGAITDERTGRVIGVEGKQGPEKTPVRYHAPLVLACDGVSARLARSIGIETDEKRPMGVAVRRYYKSPRHDDPFIEGHLELWDRKDPRNPQLLPGYGWAFPLGDGTVNVGLGMLSTSKSFRNMDYRALMRQWLDSTPEEWGYREENAIGRIGGAGLPMGFNRTPHYRDGLLLLGDAGGMVSPFNGEGISAAMESAQLAAEFVVQALARPEGSSRERALRGYPLALKELMGGYYRLGNVFAKAIGNPKVMRAATKYGLRINPLIPLIYKGLSGCYDAKGGDAVDRMISLAARLTPSA; from the coding sequence ATGACCCAGGACGCACAGGTAATCGTCGTCGGCGCGGGCCCGGCCGGATCCACCGTCGCGACGTACCTGGCGCGGGCCGGGATCGACGTCCTGGTGCTGGAGAAGACCGAGTTCCCGCGCGAGAAGGTGTGCGGCGACGGCCTCACCCCGCGCGGCGTGAAGCAGCTCATCGACCTGGGCATCGACACCAGCCAGGAGGCCGGCTGGGTGCACAGCCGCGGCCTGCGGATCCTCACCGCGGAGCTGACGCTGGAGCTGGACTGGCCGGAGCTGACCAGCTACCCGCCCTACGGCGTCTCGCGTACCCGCCAGGACTTCGACGACCTGCTGGCCAAGACCGCCGTCAAGGCGGGCGCCCGGCTGCTGGAGCGGACCACGGTGACCGGCGCGATCACCGACGAGCGCACGGGCCGCGTGATCGGTGTCGAGGGGAAGCAGGGGCCCGAGAAGACCCCGGTGCGCTACCACGCGCCGCTGGTCCTGGCATGTGACGGCGTGTCCGCGCGGCTGGCCCGGTCGATCGGCATCGAGACCGACGAGAAGCGCCCGATGGGCGTGGCCGTGCGCCGGTACTACAAGAGCCCACGGCACGACGACCCGTTCATCGAGGGCCACCTGGAACTGTGGGACCGCAAGGACCCGCGCAACCCGCAGCTGCTGCCCGGGTACGGGTGGGCGTTCCCGCTCGGTGACGGCACGGTGAACGTCGGGCTCGGGATGCTGTCCACGTCGAAGTCGTTCCGGAACATGGACTACCGCGCCCTGATGCGGCAGTGGCTGGACTCGACGCCGGAGGAGTGGGGCTACCGCGAGGAGAACGCGATCGGCCGGATCGGCGGTGCCGGTCTGCCGATGGGCTTCAACCGCACTCCGCACTACCGCGACGGCCTGCTGCTGCTCGGCGACGCGGGCGGCATGGTGAGCCCGTTCAACGGCGAGGGCATCTCGGCGGCGATGGAGTCGGCGCAGCTCGCGGCGGAGTTCGTGGTGCAGGCGCTGGCCCGGCCCGAGGGCTCGTCGCGGGAGCGCGCGCTGCGTGGCTACCCGCTCGCGCTGAAGGAGCTGATGGGCGGCTACTACCGCCTCGGCAACGTCTTCGCGAAGGCGATCGGCAACCCGAAGGTCATGCGCGCGGCGACCAAGTACGGGCTGCGGATCAACCCGCTGATCCCGCTGATCTACAAGGGCCTGTCCGGCTGCTACGACGCCAAGGGCGGCGACGCGGTGGACCGGATGATCTCGCTCGCCGCCCGGTTGACGCCCAGCGCCTGA